In Desulfobulbaceae bacterium, one DNA window encodes the following:
- a CDS encoding DUF3365 domain-containing protein — translation MDMQQWSLRGKLVLLGVLLPAILLIVLFKMYIAESHNKTVTAFVDKARAICLTAESTREEMENKWALGIFSFEQIKEYANAGKKDAVLGVIPVVSAWNSAMRKANEGGYTFRVPKFEPRRPENTPDPIEAEALNQMKDNNLSEYYVIDESLNAVRYFRPVRLSATCLYCHGAPSLSKEYWGNSDGIDPTGGPMEDWKVGEIHGAFEVIQSLDEADQQLSAAIRKGASVVALGLAIMAIMFGTLVLRLISNSVIKPISKIIIELKANAANLLDASNHVASSSSQLSEGAQTQASSIEETSSALEEVSSMSRANAENVIEASNKAAEAKGSAESAQISMTKMKAAIGSIKESSDQTASIMKTIDEIAFQTNLLALNAAVEAARAGEAGAGFAVVAEEVRSLALRSAEAAKSTATLIEGSQENANNGVFAAEEVAGILDQILDNVKKVSALANDITVASKEQAIGVTQINEAISEVDKVTQSNAAVSEAAAAASEELSGQAQALNSMVSDLARIVGVKS, via the coding sequence ATGGATATGCAGCAATGGTCTCTTCGTGGCAAACTCGTGCTTTTGGGCGTCCTACTCCCCGCCATCCTATTGATAGTTTTATTCAAAATGTACATAGCAGAATCCCACAACAAAACCGTTACGGCCTTTGTTGATAAAGCCCGCGCTATCTGCCTCACAGCTGAATCTACGCGAGAAGAGATGGAGAATAAATGGGCTCTGGGAATCTTCAGCTTTGAGCAGATTAAAGAGTACGCCAATGCTGGTAAGAAAGATGCCGTTTTAGGTGTTATCCCTGTCGTTAGTGCTTGGAATTCGGCCATGCGTAAAGCCAATGAAGGTGGGTACACATTCAGGGTTCCTAAATTTGAACCCCGCCGCCCGGAAAACACTCCCGACCCCATCGAAGCAGAGGCCCTAAACCAGATGAAGGATAACAACTTATCTGAGTACTACGTGATAGATGAATCTCTTAATGCAGTCCGCTATTTTCGTCCGGTGCGTCTCTCCGCCACCTGCCTTTATTGCCATGGCGCCCCTTCTTTGTCGAAAGAGTACTGGGGGAACAGCGATGGCATCGACCCCACCGGAGGGCCCATGGAAGACTGGAAGGTTGGCGAAATCCATGGTGCTTTTGAGGTTATTCAATCCCTTGATGAAGCCGACCAACAACTCAGTGCGGCAATTCGTAAAGGGGCCAGCGTTGTAGCCCTTGGTCTGGCAATTATGGCCATCATGTTCGGGACTTTAGTTCTCCGCCTCATTTCAAACTCAGTGATCAAGCCAATCAGTAAAATTATCATTGAACTTAAAGCCAATGCCGCCAACCTTCTGGATGCCTCAAATCATGTTGCTTCCTCAAGCAGCCAACTCTCAGAGGGTGCGCAAACACAGGCCTCAAGTATTGAAGAGACCTCCTCGGCCCTTGAAGAGGTCTCTTCGATGAGTCGCGCCAATGCCGAAAATGTCATTGAAGCCAGCAACAAGGCCGCTGAGGCGAAAGGCTCGGCGGAATCAGCGCAAATCAGCATGACCAAAATGAAAGCCGCCATCGGCAGCATCAAAGAGTCCTCTGACCAGACCGCCTCGATCATGAAAACAATTGACGAGATAGCCTTTCAAACTAACCTTCTGGCTTTAAACGCCGCCGTTGAAGCAGCTCGTGCCGGTGAAGCCGGGGCAGGCTTTGCGGTGGTTGCCGAAGAAGTTCGCTCGCTGGCACTTCGTAGTGCAGAGGCTGCCAAGTCGACAGCTACACTAATTGAAGGTTCACAGGAAAATGCCAACAATGGTGTTTTTGCAGCAGAAGAGGTTGCTGGAATTCTTGATCAGATTCTTGACAATGTCAAAAAGGTCAGCGCTCTAGCCAATGACATTACTGTTGCCAGCAAGGAACAGGCTATCGGTGTAACGCAAATAAATGAGGCCATCAGTGAAGTTGATAAAGTCACCCAATCGAATGCCGCTGTTTCGGAGGCTGCGGCCGCGGCCTCTGAAGAGTTGAGTGGCCAGGCTCAAGCCCTTAACTCGATGGTTAGTGACCTGGCCAGAATAGTTGGCGTCAAATCGTAG
- a CDS encoding DUF2892 domain-containing protein has protein sequence MVVNDWIHTTAGTFILVSLALGTWVHPYWLFMTAFVGANLFQYGLTKFCPLGIILKKLGVPDSKKSCC, from the coding sequence ATGGTTGTTAACGACTGGATTCACACAACTGCAGGTACTTTTATACTGGTAAGCCTCGCCCTCGGAACCTGGGTGCACCCCTACTGGCTCTTCATGACCGCCTTTGTCGGTGCCAACCTGTTCCAGTATGGCCTGACGAAATTTTGTCCGCTGGGAATCATTCTAAAAAAACTTGGTGTGCCGGATTCTAAAAAATCCTGTTGCTAA
- a CDS encoding bifunctional sulfate adenylyltransferase/adenylylsulfate kinase: protein MKDYSESLLVHFRRTEELKKEAISYPYIDLNRRQLCDLELLLSRAFYPLKGYLNQEDYNAVLDTMHLADGSVWSIPICLDVPETKAQALKPGQKIAINDEEGFMLAVLTVGDIWKPDKKYEALKVYGTDDPQKHPGVRHLYDHDGEWYIGGSLEGLHLPLHYDFKEIRLTPAETTRRFSQSGWRRVLGFHTDDYLHCAHHEMVLRAAREAGANIFLQPVVGLDHPGNIDHYTHVRCYEEIVKQFPRNMSALSLIPLANRWAGPREALWHAIIKKNFGCSHFLVADNHGDPFAQSQNAALFYPLHSAQETVRQFESETGIIMVPMETMVYVEDKAQYIPKSQATAEMKIKDISSVELKRRLQEDLEIPEWFSFPSVVAELKRAFPPRSKQGFTVFISGLSGSGKSTLAKALMVKFMEMRDRPVTLLDGDIVRKNLSSELNFSKEHRNLNIIRIGFVASEITKNGGIALCAPIAPYEESRQANRELISRYGGFIEVYVSTPLETCEQRDRKGLYAKARAGKVKGVTGVSDPYIPPSNPEITIDTSEITPAEGAQEILLYLEEQGYIY from the coding sequence ATGAAAGACTATTCAGAGAGCCTGCTTGTTCACTTTCGACGTACAGAGGAGTTAAAGAAAGAAGCTATCTCATATCCATACATTGATTTAAACAGACGCCAACTATGCGACCTGGAACTTCTGCTCAGCCGCGCCTTTTATCCCCTTAAAGGATATCTCAACCAGGAAGATTACAATGCCGTGCTGGATACTATGCATCTGGCTGACGGTTCAGTGTGGTCTATTCCTATCTGCCTTGATGTGCCTGAGACAAAAGCCCAAGCACTGAAACCAGGACAAAAGATTGCAATCAACGATGAAGAGGGTTTTATGCTGGCCGTGCTCACCGTTGGTGACATCTGGAAACCAGATAAAAAGTATGAAGCCCTCAAGGTTTATGGAACCGATGACCCACAAAAACACCCTGGGGTTCGTCACCTTTACGATCACGACGGTGAGTGGTATATCGGCGGCTCCCTGGAGGGCCTTCATCTGCCACTGCATTATGATTTTAAGGAGATTCGACTGACTCCGGCCGAGACCACGCGGCGGTTTTCGCAAAGTGGTTGGCGGCGAGTTCTCGGCTTTCACACCGATGACTACCTGCATTGCGCTCACCACGAAATGGTCCTCAGGGCTGCCCGTGAAGCAGGGGCCAATATTTTCCTGCAACCAGTAGTCGGTCTTGATCACCCTGGAAACATTGATCATTACACCCATGTCCGTTGTTACGAAGAGATCGTTAAGCAGTTTCCACGGAACATGAGCGCTCTCAGCCTTATTCCCCTGGCAAACCGTTGGGCTGGCCCCCGCGAAGCTCTCTGGCACGCCATAATCAAGAAAAATTTCGGCTGTAGTCATTTTCTTGTTGCCGATAACCACGGCGATCCTTTCGCCCAAAGCCAAAACGCTGCCTTATTCTATCCTCTCCATAGTGCCCAGGAAACCGTCAGACAGTTTGAGTCGGAAACCGGCATAATAATGGTGCCCATGGAAACGATGGTATATGTGGAGGACAAGGCCCAATATATTCCCAAAAGCCAGGCCACGGCAGAGATGAAGATTAAGGATATCTCCTCAGTAGAGCTCAAACGACGCCTGCAAGAGGACCTGGAGATACCTGAATGGTTTTCATTCCCCTCAGTTGTTGCTGAACTCAAACGAGCCTTCCCCCCTCGTTCAAAACAGGGCTTTACAGTTTTTATCAGCGGCCTTTCCGGTTCCGGAAAATCAACTCTGGCCAAGGCCCTTATGGTAAAGTTTATGGAGATGCGCGATCGCCCAGTAACTCTTCTGGATGGTGACATTGTTCGAAAAAACCTGTCCAGTGAACTAAATTTTTCCAAAGAACACCGAAACCTCAATATCATCAGAATCGGCTTTGTCGCCAGTGAAATTACCAAGAACGGTGGTATCGCTTTGTGCGCGCCCATCGCCCCCTACGAAGAATCACGCCAGGCCAACCGAGAACTGATCAGCCGCTACGGAGGCTTTATCGAGGTCTACGTTTCAACCCCCCTTGAGACCTGTGAACAACGTGACCGGAAGGGTCTGTATGCTAAAGCCCGAGCCGGAAAGGTCAAGGGCGTTACCGGTGTTTCCGACCCCTATATTCCGCCATCAAACCCCGAGATAACCATCGACACCTCTGAGATCACCCCGGCCGAAGGTGCTCAAGAAATCCTTCTTTACCTTGAGGAGCAAGGATACATTTATTAA
- a CDS encoding P-loop NTPase, translating into MIQIEKLNAQESQKVQTACALLFSAKTTHEPSFYQDLTLEKIKLSYRSKTKLYHPDKNLGEPEAVARVRIERFIKIQEAYQYLTSFAKPVTTKQVFERRDPFQERRPPGSERRNRAPYSEASSSEKISRPAKIVAIGGAKGGIGKSIFAANLAVYLSSQKKKTVAIDLDLGGANLHLYLGETFLKHNLNDYFDRSIPNLEDIMMQTKFGPGLIGGDSGRLGAANLHFAKKLKLMSSLRKLNTDYIIVDLGGDTTHNIMDFFLMADYQFVMTSSEPASYLDAYTFLKIAIFRKLSRIFGAESPFHSKKNPELEELIKMTLNPSGEIKSFHSLIELVKDTQPHNLDILQQTISSFAPYLIVNRVSYEPDVNDFVARIQSVLWKTTATRINFIGTLPRADDVESSARLLVPIMSQKASSPFSKALKQIASKVFL; encoded by the coding sequence GTGATACAGATTGAAAAACTTAATGCGCAAGAGTCACAAAAGGTGCAAACGGCCTGCGCCTTGCTTTTTTCGGCAAAGACCACCCACGAGCCCTCATTTTACCAAGATCTGACCCTTGAAAAAATTAAACTGTCATACCGCAGCAAAACAAAGCTTTACCATCCGGATAAAAACCTCGGGGAGCCGGAGGCAGTTGCTCGTGTTCGTATTGAACGATTCATAAAAATCCAAGAAGCCTATCAATACCTTACCTCATTTGCAAAACCAGTCACAACAAAACAGGTTTTTGAACGTCGTGACCCCTTTCAGGAACGCCGACCTCCCGGCAGCGAACGTCGCAACAGGGCACCATATAGTGAAGCATCGTCTTCCGAAAAAATCTCTCGGCCTGCAAAAATAGTTGCCATTGGCGGCGCCAAAGGCGGAATTGGCAAAAGCATTTTTGCCGCCAATTTAGCGGTATATCTCTCTTCTCAAAAGAAAAAAACCGTGGCCATTGATCTTGACCTTGGGGGCGCAAATCTTCACCTATATCTGGGCGAGACCTTCCTCAAACACAATTTGAATGATTATTTTGACAGGTCCATACCAAATCTTGAAGATATTATGATGCAGACTAAGTTCGGGCCAGGACTCATTGGTGGCGACAGTGGCCGACTTGGTGCAGCCAACCTGCATTTTGCCAAAAAATTAAAGCTTATGAGCAGTCTTCGCAAACTCAACACTGATTATATCATTGTTGATCTGGGTGGCGACACCACCCACAATATAATGGATTTCTTCCTCATGGCTGACTATCAGTTTGTGATGACCTCATCAGAACCGGCCTCATATCTTGATGCCTATACGTTTTTGAAAATAGCAATTTTTCGAAAATTAAGCAGAATATTCGGCGCCGAGTCACCCTTTCACAGCAAAAAAAATCCAGAACTTGAAGAACTCATTAAAATGACCCTCAACCCGTCTGGCGAGATCAAGAGCTTCCATTCTCTCATTGAACTTGTCAAGGATACTCAGCCCCACAACCTCGATATTCTTCAACAGACTATTTCATCGTTTGCCCCGTACTTAATAGTTAACCGCGTCTCATATGAACCAGATGTCAATGATTTTGTTGCACGGATTCAATCTGTACTGTGGAAAACCACGGCTACTCGAATTAATTTCATCGGCACCCTACCCCGTGCTGATGACGTCGAGTCAAGTGCCCGCCTGCTTGTACCTATTATGTCCCAAAAGGCCTCAAGTCCCTTCAGCAAAGCCCTCAAACAAATTGCTTCAAAAGTTTTTCTTTAA